GGAGGAACAGCAACGCGCAGCGGCCTCTCGGTGTAACGACTCAAGCTGTACTGATTTTCGTGAAAGACGGCAAACTGTGTTCGCGCGTCttacgatcgcgatcgcgagaAGCGGAGAATAAAGATCGGAAAACGTACGCACCGGTGGTTGCAAAGCGTGCTGCTCGACAGAGCGAATGGTGCAGGTTTGGAAAGTATTTTGGTCACGGGAAGAGACAGGAAACAAAGAGTGATCAGCaaaaaggaagagagagacggagagagagagagagaaatgtAAAAAACGACCAAAAGGTACACTTGATCTGGTATCCAGTTTCGGTCACGGGATAATAAAGGAtctgccattttttgtttggtccgTTCGATCTTTaggtgttcttttttatgttgccttATCTTATCGCAGAATGGTAACTCTTGAGTAAGCGATTGAATAATTTACACAAAGTCCATGcataaaagtaaacatttaaCATGGTACAAATTACGTATAAAATGTtagtttttaacaaattacCAACAGTGctttttccccaaaaaaataaaacttaaaactgttaaaaatagaataaataaataacaaaataaattaataaggCGATGTGTTCTTCTTAACAAAAACTGCTTAAAAAACTTAAGAAAGAATTATACTACACTAGTTACAGTTATCTATAATTTCCGACCACGGCAAAAAATATTCGTCCAtgtatgcaaaacaacaaaccttgAGGGTTAATGAACCCAAGAAGACTACTTTTACAATGGCTTCCACCAACGACtgcagttctttttttttcttgaaggAGCCGGTTACAGCTGGAGAACGAGAattggcaaataaataaattgaactaCGCTGGATTCACGATCGAGCTTAAGAATCAATTTATGGTTGATATTGAGAAACGTAGCTTAACTTTGTGGTCCGATCGCGCCAAAAGGGAAGCACAAAATGGGGCACCAAAGGATACTTTTGGATACCAGCTGTCTCCTTTTGGTGAGAAAACAGGTTCCAACAGTAATGCAGGTGTAGGTATAGTGGTGTGTGTACGTTTATaagagcttttatttttttagtcaAGATCATGGACGAAAGCGCCTTATATTTGCGCAATGAAGATAATTATATTTTGAGTTTGCAATGCTTTGCAGAATATGATTGTTGCTTGATTGTTGTTTCATatcaaaaaacacacaaactaaaTCATTTAACATCAACACAAGAGAATAGTCTAACGTATAAAAAGACACATAAGAACTCAACTCGTAATCACGGGAGGTTGTCTCATTTCACTACAAGTACGATTACGATGTGATCAGTTAAGAATCACTGTTTCCAGCTATAATTCTAATATCGACACAGCTTTATAATGCAATGAGTAATGAGGGAGTAGCATTCGTGCACTCTCATGGTTAGTTACTTCTGAAACTCCGGTACTTCTAGAATCAAGCCTAGAAGCAATTCAAAGACAAGAATCTTGataagacaaaaacaaataaaccgcCACGACATACGATGAGCCATGAGTCGCTAAAACTCGGTAAAGGCTAAATGAGGTGGGGTGCATATCATTCTGCTTAAAACCCAGATAAAATCAGCGACCAGAACAGGTCCACGGGTCTGTGCATGACTTTAGTACAACACAGCCGTGTCATCGCAGCAATCACCTTTACCGTTCTTTGGACGAGACAGTTACAACTACAAACAACCACCGGTCTCCACAAGCAAGGAAAAACAGTAGGTTACACAAGGTTcaccatcgaaaagagtttTCTCATGTGGCGGGGGTAAGATCTTCGGTTTAATCTTGCGTCTTGAATCTTACACCACCGTACGGCGGACGGATCCGGATGATCCGCTAGAACATGAACGGTTAACATATTCACATGCACACCGAAAAGTGCACGTCACAAGAATGAACTCCACGCGGCCGTCGCTGGTGGTAAGTGCCGAAAAGACCGGAAAGACCTACATACGGTAGCGCGGAGTACACTATTAACACAGTTACTAGATGCTCATGCGCATCACACATGCTCACTTCTGCCCGTTTCGCCTGTGCGTCAGCCCCAGAACTTTGATCTGGGATTGATCCGAAGAGCAAGTTCATTTAGGCGTAATTGTGCACGATAAAAGTATGTGTATTATTATGCTCCTCTTCGTTCTCGATTCGTCTCGAATGGGGGCCCTGCTGTGGATGCTGTTGCGATCAGAGGAAGGCAACAATTAACGTGCATAGTGTGTAGGTCAGTGAAAATTTAACTCTTTTCATAACGGTAGAGCGAAACGTTTAGAATCAAGTGTTTTCTTGGACCCTTGTACATCAATGATCATTGTGAGACAAAGCTAAtggatttgattttgttgtatttgctCAGGTCAGAAATTGTGGGTTTAGAAAGCATTCGTTTCAAATGGCTTCTCCATCAACAAGTAATTCTTCGTGTGTGATTTTTATCTCAATTGTAGTCTAGCTACAGCATACTGATCTTGTCCGGTGCCACTTGTTCTATCAGGGAAAAATCTTGTGTGCTTATCAgcataaaatcaaatttttgcTGAGGTACGTAAGAAGCAAACAGAAGCAGCATAATGTCTCTAAGCCTTACTCTGCTGCGGTTTTCCCCCCCGGCTTGTGGTCTTGTGGAGGCATTGTTGGGAATAATATGATTAATGAATTAATCTTTGCTTCACGTATAACCCACACCATTGACACGCAGATGAAGAATTTGTCAGATATAAAAGAGGTTGACCAAGCTAGTGATGTCAAGTTATTGTTTCGCGTGGCAGAGAAGTAAAATTATGTCATGAACCGCAATTTTAAACCTTGGCATCATTCTCGCAAATAGTAAATAGGATatgagggttttgaaatatttcgttAGGTCACTGATCGTGcagtgtttaatttaattatccgACGTATGCTTTGAGTAACGTATCATGTCgtcgttacaaaaaaaactctcatACTAATACGTTGCCTGCGTGGATAGCATAAATTATAACTTCTGCTCAGTCCAACACTATGGGCATTCTTAAGCGTCCAATCCCAATTTGCCAGGCTGTTGTGCATTGCGTTCCGCTTGGTGATCGTTTGGGTGAATTCTGCTAACTACCACTACGGCGAGAGatagaatttatttattttttaaatttatttttattcctccGCTGCTGCTTTCAGttcctgttttatttactctcatgttcgttttttgtttatttatctcTTGAGTATGTGCATTCTCTTTTGGAGATTTAAGGCTGTACGATTCCTTATAAATAAAGCTGAACTTTTGGGTGAAATTCGCAAACGAAAATGGAGAGAAATACATTAGCAGACGAACGCGGCCagatataaaaaaagacaCTGAAGGCGGAATGATAATCAAACTAGAATGGCATTACGCACCACTATACTTGTATCCTCCGTCAACATCACGTGTGGGATGGGGATGAAGCGTGATCTAAGTTTCTCGACTTTGGATGGGCTTTTTCGTGGACAAAATTTTGGTCAGGCCATTGAACTGTGATGGATAGTACCTTATGTTTTGATATTAACggtttgttgtattttgtgtGACCGGTTTCTCCTGTCACTGATGATGTCGTAATtttcaccaaaacaacattaagaAAATATTAACAGGAACCACAAAGAACTAAAACTGTGCTTTAAGCGAAGACTCTGAAGATCATTACTATCGATTCCCACGGCTAATAGTATTCTGAAATGTATCCATGCTTACTTACATAAAGGTTGCATAATTTCATCACTTCAAATGTAGTTTATCTAACAAATCATATCAGTCAAATTTTTGGTTTCAAGTCATCCACGCTACTGTCTGATCATTGAAAAAAATCGGAACTTTACAACTAGGTGTTATAATCTAAGCAGCTCCAAAATTCAAAACGTTTGACGTTTAATTTTATACtgctacaaaataaaaacaaacaacagctcAAGCTCTTGAACAGCGCGTTCTTGCTAAAATGGATTTTGATCCAGTTTTTTGTCTTTTATGTTTTAAGCGTGAAAATCCCGACAATGCGGTAAGCTGTGACGAGAAACCAAAAGTTGTTACTATTTTGTGTCGCCAGTTTTGGTTTTCTCCTGAAGAAATCCAGCAAAAGTACGTGTGTGGCATCTGCTGGACGTATGTAGACGATTTTAACAACTTCTAcgaacaaattaaattgataCACTGCGCAGATGAGCAACAAGAAATAGAGCTGGAGGAGGATTCAATCCATTTCGGGGATAATGAGttgaacggaacggaaattTTGCTAGAAGAAGAATCATCTATGTTCGAAGGCAAACCAGTTATAGATGAATGCCACGAACCTGATCCTTTGGTGTATCGGACAAACGTGGAAACGATTGTAATTGAATCAATCGATGTTGAGGGCACGTTAAGTGAACGTCCTATCGGAACCAATGCTGAATGTGCAAACTTATCTAAAGAAAGGGGAGGTAAAAGAGAACAAACAGGGCAAAAATTGATTGGAAATTCAACAAAACGGGAAACGCAAGATTATGCATACGAAGAGTGTAATTATGTACTACCCGAAAAAAATATGCTAGGTGAACACCGGAAAGAACATGCAACATCAAGTTTACAACACACTTGTGTGGAATGTAGGAAATCGTAAGTATGGTATTAAAATGCTAGATGCAGAATAtggaaaaactattttactTCATCTTTTAAGGTTTTGCACTGTACGGCTTCTGCAACAACATCACAAAAGAGATCATGGGCCGGGACTTATGTGCGACATATGttcaaaatggtttaaaactGGGGATGGTTTGCGTAACCACCAGAAAAATTGCCACTATCCGCAACGCACAGAGCGCGTAGAATGTTCAATATGCAAAAGATGGTAAGAGTGCAGCGAATCGTGTTTTAGTTCCTTATACAATtacttatttaaaatttgttaggCTGAAAAACATCGGAAGCCTGAACAAGCACATGGTCAGACATAAGACAAGCGGTAAACCCAATATATGTGAGATCTGTGGCAAGGTAGCCCCGACATATACGGCACTGAAAAGCCACAAATTGTTTGTACATGAGATGGAACGAACTTTCCGTTGTCTAATTTgtaaaaaagcttttaaacGAGCATTTACCTTAAAGGTAAAGTGAGATTGATTAATTCGTGATAGATGAATTATAACTAATCGGCTACTTCAATTGCAGGAACACATGACAACACACACCGGCAGCTCACTGTACAATTGTCCACACTGCACAAGAACTTTCAATTCCTCTGCCAATTTACACGCGCACAGGAAAAAGAAGCATCCGAAAGAGTGGGAGAAAAGCCGCAACGAATATGAAAAGCGTTTTATGGGAAAATAATTGCTGGTTACTTCTTTGTGACACTAGGACATTCTGGTCTTAAAGGACTTGTTGCACCATGTTTGACTTTCCTTGACTTATGCGTACTCGTCGCTGGGTTAATGACGGATCTTACGGTAGGCGGAATAGTGTCCTGACGAGTTGAAGTCCTCGAGGAAAACTACTAGGAAGGAAAGTCTACTTAAAATCTTATGAGAGGATCATTTCAAAATAGACAGTCATAAGGGCCCCTACTACCATTCCGTTCATAGCCATCCATCCAAGGCCTGATTCATCATTCCGCTGGATAGTCGATCCTTGAAGTGAAAGTTGAAGTGGGTCTGATTGTTATGGAAAACTGTTAACAAGCTTTCATGTGATATTCAAGGCAGTTGAggaatgtttgaaataaatgaaggCGGAAGGAAAACTACTACGGCGACTTACAATTTGTTTCGCGATAAAACTGTTGATAAACCACTATTATTCAAAGAAGTGTCATATGACGCTGAAAGTCAACCCTTGAGAGCTGTATATTCCCGTGAGTGCTTTATGTTTTGTATCATCAAATCAACTTGTTCAAAaaggttcttttgtttttagaaATGTTACATGGTAGTAAATTCTTCGTGCGTAACATACTTCTCCGAATATTGTGCACATTTACAATACATTTTTCAAGTTCGGCTTTATCGTTCTACTACATCAGAGCCAGCTGAGCCAAACGTCACTCCAATCTGACAGCACGTAAACAAACGGCATACATCCACGTATTGGTCTAGAATGGGAAAATAATCCGTGAGAAAAGTGCTTCTCTTGTTCATCAGTTTGCAAAGCGATTTTATCACCGAATTAAGTGTAATGGAAACGAGTTTATATTGTGTCGTGTGAATGCCTGGTTCGTAACCCGCGTATGTGCGCGTTTTCCGTGTTTCATTCTATTCCCATGCTCAATTCCAATGGCAGGTTACGGACATGTAGCGATAGTGGCTAG
This Anopheles marshallii chromosome 3, idAnoMarsDA_429_01, whole genome shotgun sequence DNA region includes the following protein-coding sequences:
- the LOC128714397 gene encoding transcription factor grauzone-like; amino-acid sequence: MDFDPVFCLLCFKRENPDNAVSCDEKPKVVTILCRQFWFSPEEIQQKYVCGICWTYVDDFNNFYEQIKLIHCADEQQEIELEEDSIHFGDNELNGTEILLEEESSMFEGKPVIDECHEPDPLVYRTNVETIVIESIDVEGTLSERPIGTNAECANLSKERGGKREQTGQKLIGNSTKRETQDYAYEECNYVLPEKNMLGEHRKEHATSSLQHTCVECRKSFCTVRLLQQHHKRDHGPGLMCDICSKWFKTGDGLRNHQKNCHYPQRTERVECSICKRWLKNIGSLNKHMVRHKTSGKPNICEICGKVAPTYTALKSHKLFVHEMERTFRCLICKKAFKRAFTLKEHMTTHTGSSLYNCPHCTRTFNSSANLHAHRKKKHPKEWEKSRNEYEKRFMGK